The following nucleotide sequence is from Oceaniferula flava.
GAACTACATCGTTACCCAAGCGGGTGCTCGGGTGCGCTACGATGCCCACGCCATTGTGGTGACGCCGCGCGGTTAGAGCCGGACGACGTTATCGACACGACCACCCACCCAAGCGCTAATTCGCCATGGCGTTGAGGATCCAAGCGACCACTACGACCTGTGGCAGCGTCAGCAAGGGCAACACCATGGTCAGCTTCCACGACTTCGTGGTTTCTCGCAGCGCCATGATCTCGGTGTAGTCGGTGGCCGCACCGGCCATCAGGAAGGCAAAGCCATTGCCTGGCGCAGCCGCACGGGTCACGAGGTCGGCCGCGATCGGGCTGGATCCTTCCGAGCACACTTCGATCACCGTTGCTGCCAGCAGAGTGAGCAGCACGCCGGTCCAAGTGGGGCCAAACCAATCGCCAAAGGCATCTTGCGGCACGAAGGCGCGGATGGCTGCGGCGAGCACGGTGCCAAAGAAAATCCAGCGCAGGATCATGCCGGAGTCGGCAAAGCCGACCTTCACCATCTTGCCAAAGAAGCCGGGGGTGAACTTGGTGCGACGGAAGGCATGACCCATTTCCCGCCACAGATGAAAACCTTTCGGCAGCTCGACGTGGTTGGGGTTCTTGGGCAGGCTGCCTTTTTTCACCAAGAACTCGACGATCACGCCGGTAATCACCGCGATCAGGCCAGAGAGCAACAGAAATGCCAGGGTCCATTTGAAACCGATCAGTGACACCAAGATGAGCGTCAGCGAGAGCGAGTTCCACGGACTGGCGATGATGAATGCGAGCGTCTGCCCCAGCGATGCGCCACGTTCGTAGAGCTTCATCGCCACCAGTAGGATCCCGTGGTTGCACAAATCGAGAATCAAGCCGGCGCTCATGGCGCGCAGCACGCCCTGGAAACTTCCGGGCCGACCCAACACCGCAGCGACCCACTCGCGCGGGACTCCGCCAAGGGCCCCCACGGCCAAGATACCGAATGCCAGCCCCCACCACATCTTATTCAACAGCTCAAAGATCCCGTGGCTGAAATGCGCGAGCTGGGACGGCAGGCCATGACCGACAATCAGGTGCAGACCGTAGCCTAGGATACAAACGACCAGCGAGCCCCACAGCAGCCAATCGATTTTTCCTTTGTGACTGCCACAACACGCGTCCTCCAACTCCTCGTCAGATGATAGATTGTGGTCATCGGGATCAGGAGCAGAGCAGCAGCATTGAGACATAATCGATGGCGGCGAGAGGATTGATAAACTACTCGCCGAACCCTATGTAGTCTGCTTCAGTGATCCTCGCAAGTGCCAGCACCGATGAAAATTTCCAGTCACCCTTCAATCTTCGTTCTCCTTTCCCTCTGCACGCTGGCGCTGAGTTCTTGTAGCTTCTGGAAAAGCGATCGCGATGTCTCCCAACTGGCCAGCCCGTCACGTCTGCCCGCAAAACTCCCGTCCAGCCCGGTAAGCCCAACCACTGAAACAGCGGTGCCGCCACTGCAGCCGAGCGTGACTCAAACTTGGG
It contains:
- a CDS encoding permease, whose product is MSQCCCSAPDPDDHNLSSDEELEDACCGSHKGKIDWLLWGSLVVCILGYGLHLIVGHGLPSQLAHFSHGIFELLNKMWWGLAFGILAVGALGGVPREWVAAVLGRPGSFQGVLRAMSAGLILDLCNHGILLVAMKLYERGASLGQTLAFIIASPWNSLSLTLILVSLIGFKWTLAFLLLSGLIAVITGVIVEFLVKKGSLPKNPNHVELPKGFHLWREMGHAFRRTKFTPGFFGKMVKVGFADSGMILRWIFFGTVLAAAIRAFVPQDAFGDWFGPTWTGVLLTLLAATVIEVCSEGSSPIAADLVTRAAAPGNGFAFLMAGAATDYTEIMALRETTKSWKLTMVLPLLTLPQVVVVAWILNAMAN